The DNA window TCACCAAAGACAGGTAAACTTATACTACTATTAGTGAAATGTTTATGTGATTGAAATGTAATGAAGGTGGTTTGTATAGGCTGTGTGAGGCTAATGTGAAGTTATCAGTCCCCATTATACTTCATCATACTTGTGTAATTTGTATGAATAGTTGATTTTGCATTTAGATATCTAATGATCAGTAGGAATATGTTTACAGTCAGACATCAATGTGTTTACAGTTGGATATTGGATGATCATTAGGAGTTTGTGTTTACAGTCAGACTTCTAATGATCAGTAGGAATTTTCCTTTACAGTCTGGTATCTAATGATCAGTAGGAATTTGCCTTTACAGTCAGGTATCTAATGATCAGTAGGAATGGGTTTACAGTCAGACTTCTAATGATCAGTAGGAATTGACCTTTACAGTCAAGTATCTAATGATCAGTAGGAATGGGTTTACAGTCAGACTTTCAGATATTTGATAATTAGTCTGAATGGTTGTGTTCACTCTCAGATATCTTATGATCAGTCTGAATGGTTGTGTTATTGTCAAAAATCTGATACACATTTTATTAGCAGTATGAATGGTTAAATATCTGCTTCTAGTGTGATCAATTTTAAATGGGAGTGTTTACATTCAAGTTTCTGATAACCTGTATGCTtattttgaatgtgtttacAGTCAGATATCTGATACCGGGAATCTCCAGGACACCTCAGGGCTTGCGACAGAAAACTTAGAATCTCTAGCAGCAGCGGCATTTGAGAGACGGATAGCCAATCTTGAGAGAGAAAACAAAGAACTGCAGCGAAAACTTGGAGGTTTGTTTCGTAGATATCGGTTTTTTATTGGTCAGTTTATATACATACCATGTAGAATTATTGTATATGACATGAAGGAAAGGTCAAAAGCTGTAGATATCATGTTCAACTGATCAGATACTTTAGATATCATATAAGTCAGGTCAACTTTGGTAGATATCATGTAAAAAAGATCAACTTTAGTAATTATCATGTAGGAATGGTCAGCTAATGCAGATATCATCTAGGAACTGTCAGTTTATATGTGGTAGGACAGTTCAATTTATGTAGATATTATGTACAACAGGCcaataactttaaaaattgttcagacAAGTGTTTCATTTTCTGTTGCAAGAAAAGTTAACCAATGCCCTTAATTTTACAGAGGCTAATAACACAATTCAGAGGAGTTCGGGGGAGATAAATGCTGCAGCTGGGGCATCATCTGCCTCAGCGGAGTCGGAGGTCCGTCAGCTCAAAGAGGAAATTGCCGTCTTACACCGCGTGGTGGCCGGTAGGTGGCTCATcgcaatttaaaacaattaaaaaacagAGTTAATGCTAAATTATAagtaattttatacaaaatgagTGTTAGCAGCAGTAAAGGTGTGGAAggttcttatacatgtacttatatgaaTCTGTGTATTTACCACAATGAATCAATACAATTTGAGGTTAAATCTGTGCATGTAACTTAATGAATCAATACAGTTTGAGGTTAAATCTGTGCATGTACCTTAATGATTCAATACAGTTTGAGGTTAAATCTGTGCATGTACCTTAATGATTCAATACAGTTTGAGGTTAAATCTGTGCATGTACCTTAATGATTCAATACAGTTTGAGGTTAAATCTGTGCATGTGCCTTAATGATTCAATACAGTTTGAGGTTAAATCTGTGCATTAAGCCAAAAAGATCTCTTTAATTTACAGCGTTTATGATTtcttattgatttatttcttcCAGAATCTCAAACAGAAATAAGTGAGGTTGAACAGGATTTGAAAAGAGCTCAAGATCAAAAGATAGAAGTGGAGCGTAAATTACGATTAATTGATGAGGAAAAGCAGGCTCTTGAAAAGGTCAGTTTACATAATTAGTGCACATttgctgttttattttcttattaaaaattacaaacaaGAAACAGAAGTTATTTTGATTGAGTTGGTTTATtagtacatatatattaattgCACTGGTATACTTACTTCTACTTTATGTGGACTATAGGACCTGCAGGAGTTCAGAGACAAGTACAAACTCCAGGCAAGAGAGCTTAAAGATGCTGTGGCCAAGCAGAAGATTGCTATCGAACAATTTACTGACACAAACGAGTCGTACGTACATATATTACTTACCTGTACTTTTTCCTTCAATAATCCAGCTTCCAATTAATCTTTCGATACTGTAAACCACTTTTCATTTGCGCACGAGAAATTTATGCGAGGTTTGCAAGAGACTtgtcgtcgcgaatatttctcccCACGAACCAATCCTTTGTCtaatgtttttataacaatacaggtctggataaggcttggttgCGAACATTAGTCATCATGAACAAGTTTATCGGCAGTTCATCGCATATAAAGTCGACGccaataaaaattggtttacagtatataagTTTTTGGTTTGTGAAAATGTCAAATATGGAGATATAGATATTTGTTGGTTACCATTGTAGATTGTTAAAAACACAATCCAAAGTCAAAGAATTGACTCGGGAATCAAGGAACAGAGAAGAGGAAATGGATGAATATAGACGGAAGTTAGATAGTGTCAAAAATGAACGGAGAAGGGCAGAGAAAAACGTCCAGGAGGTAATGATGAAATTAAGACTTAGTTCTCTAATTATAATGCTACCATTGATAAACAGGAGAAATATGCTGATTTTCATGTCTGGGTTAACTAGTATGAGTGTTACTTGATGTCGCTTCATTGAGTACTTGTTTCTATCACTCCAAGCTTCACGGACAAGTGGACGAGTATCGGGCGGATTCTAACAAAGAGAGGAAGCTCCGAGAGCGAGCCGAGCAGTACTCGAGGGAACTCGAACAGGAAATTGAGGCTGCCAAACGGAAAAATCTCAACAGGGGTCCCACTGCAAGCCACTTAGAAATGTCTCAGGAAATCTCAAGGTTTGGTCAAAATTTGAACGCACTAAGATGTAGAAATgtcttgaaaaattttaaaatacatacagATGGTATTCAACAATCACAGACAATTGCTCTGGGAAATCTCAAGGTACatgtgcatacatgtacaattctaTTTGTCATACTTAAAAATTGTAGTATCTCAGACTTGCAGGTATTCTATTCAATCTTTTCTAAAAGCGGTTTTCAATATAagtacaaaatttatttttaattcaggttAAAGACAGAATTAGACAGAAAAAGTGTTGAAGCTGAGGAATCTCTGGCGAGACTGACTGCCAAACTACAGGCGGAGATGAAGGACCTGAAGTTCCATCTGTCAGAGGCTGAGAATAGGAACAAGGACCTGAAGCATGAGAGTAGTATGCTGAAGGAGAAACTAAATAACCAATTGTCTATAGAGGACCTCAGTAACCAAATACAGAGGTTGAAGCTGCAGTCTGAGCATTCAGAACGGGAGAAGTTGCAGGTTAATGACGAAAACGAGAGGTTAAAGGAAGAAATCTCCTTCGTAAGTATCACTTGTGGAGGGAGCTGGGGCGGGTCTAGTTATTGTAGTCAGAATTATCTATATATCACCAAAGGATTGGTTTAAAAAGAGTTTAAAGGGAATGAAATTATGACTATTACCTTCTCCAATTAATTCATTGAATAGAAAATGCATGCTCAAATAGTGTTTTGTATTTTGTCAATATTTGTTGGCTGTTGGGCTCACTGATCTTCTACATTGGAGTCTGTTAGTGGAACAATCATAAGTATATATGTGGTTCTTTTAAACAGCAACAATCTGCCATGAATGACCTGGTGAAAGAGAAGAATCAGCTCGAACAGGAGATGAGGGAGATTTATGACAAACGGGAGTCTGTGGCTCAATGGGAGGCCCAAATCTCAGAGATCATTAAGTGGTGAGTTATCTCATGTCTGTGTCAGAGGTCATCAAGTAGTGAGTTATCTCATGTCTATCTCAAAGATCATCAAGTGGTGAGTTATCTCATGTCTGTGTCAGAGGTCATCAAGTGGTGAGTTATCTCATGTCTGTGTCAGAGGTCATCAAGTGGTGAGTTAACTCATGTCTGTGTCAGAGGTCATCAAGTGGTGAGTTATCTCATGTCTGTGTCAGAGGTCATCAAGTACTGCGTTATCTCATGTCTATCTCAGAGATCGAGTGGCAAGTTATCTGAGATAGATCTCAGAGATCATTAAGTGGTGGGCTTTCTCTCTCATATTTGAGATATGTATATCTATGATGAGTTATCTCGAAAGATTCTTAAATTTTGAGTTATATTGGAGATCATGAAGTTTtgagttacatgtatctcaCAACTGAATCATTTAAgatttatcatatatgattTAAGTTAAAAGTGTAAATGTATGTGAGTGTAGTCATTTGTTTGTGATCTAGTGATATATCATTTAACTGTGATTATCATTGACAGGGTGAGTGACGAGAAAGACGCCCGCGGTTACCTCCAGGCCCTGGCCAGTAAGATGACGGAGGAACTGGAGAACCTCAAAGTGATGGGCGTGTCAGACGATGGGGTTAGTATGCATCTCATAGCTCTACATAGCAGCAGTTATATTTTATCATCGTGAAATCCTCACATGTTGTCAGTGTATGCTGATCATGCTTTCTCTGTTATAACAGGGTCGACAGAGATGGAGGAACAGGAGATCTCAGAGACTGGACAAGATGGAGCTGCTGACTCTACAGTCCAACTTAAACAGTGAAATCCAGGCCAAGACCCAGATCAGTGAGGAGCTGACACGCTTCAAATCCCAGAGCGTCAGTCTAGAAAAGTAAGTCAATCCCAGAGTGTCAGTCTAGAAAAGTAAGTCAATCCCAGAACTTCAGTCTAGAAAAGTAAGTCAATCCCAGAGTGTCAGTCTAGACAAGTAAGTCAATCCCAGAACTTCAGTCTAGAAAAGTAAGTCAATCCCAGAGTGTCAGTCTAGAAAAGTAAGTCAATCCCAGAACTTCAGTCTAGAAAAGTAAGTCAATCCCAGAGTGTCAGTCTAGACAAGTCAATCCCAGAGTGTCAGTGTAGACAAGTAAGTCAATCCCAGAGTGTCAGTCTAGAAAAGTAAGTCAATCCCAGAGTGTCAGTCTAGAAAAGTAAGTCAATCCCAGAGTGTCAGTCTAGACAAGTCAATCCCAGAGTGTCAGTGTAGACAAGTAAGTCAATCCCAGAGTGTCAGTCTAGAAAAGTAAGTCAATCCCAGAGTGTCAGTCTAGAAAAGTAAGTCAATCCCAGAGTGTCAGTCTAGACAAGTCAATCCCAGAGTGTCAGTCTAGAAAAGTAAGTCAATCCCAGAGTGTCAGTCTAGAAAAGTAAGTCAATCCCAGAGTGTCAGTCTAGACAGGTCAATCCCAGATTGTCAATCTAGAAAAGTAAGTCAATCCCAGAGTGTCAGTCTAGAAAAGTAAGTCAATCCCAGAACTTCAGTCTAGAAAAGTAAGTCAATCCCAGAGTGTCAGTCTAGAAAAGTTAGTCAATCCCAGAACTTCAGTCTATAAAAGTTAGTCAATCCCAGAGCGTCAGTCTAGAAAAGTAAGTCAATCCCAGAACTTCAGTCTAGAAAAGTAAGTCCATCCCAGAGCGTCAGTCTAGAAAAGTTAGTCAATCCCAGAGTGTCAGTCTAGAAAAGTAAGTCAATCCCAGAGTGTCAGTCTAGAAAAGTAAGTCAATCCCAGAACTTCAGTCTAGAAAAGTAAGTCCATCCCAGAGCGTCAGTCTAGAAAAGTTAGTCAATCCCAGAGTGTCAGTCTAGAAGAGTAAGTCAATCCCAGAGCGTCAGTCTAGAAAAGTAAGTCAATCCCAGAGTGTCAGTCTAGACAAGTCAATCCCAATGTTTCCGTCTAGAAAAGTAAGTCAGTGAGATGGATCAGTTCAAAGAGTGTTTTTCTAGAAAATTTTGTCACCTTGTATTACACTAACCAAAGTCAGTAACAAGCTCAAAGACATCAAAATCCTTAGTGTCAGTCAAATAACAACACAGTCTTTAATGAGTCTCATCCTAGAGTGTCATGCAAAGATCAGAAAATTTCTTGTCTTATTTTTCCCAAAacttaatttgataattgtttGATTGATCTATTACAACTATGTACTGTTTTGTTTACCAGTAAATGTGAGGAGCAGAGTGAGCTGATCAGGAAACTCAAGAAAGAGTTGGAGGATCTCAAGTCACAGAACGAGCGTCTTCAGAGTCAGAAGGATACCGACTGTAAGTTCTATATACATCATAAACTGTCAACTTGTACATAATACACAGTTATATACATCATATACCGGTACTGTCAACTTGCACATGACATCCATCATATACTGTCAACTCGTACATGATACACAGAGAGTTGTCTTCAGAATTGATTTTTAAGGCGACTTTCTTTTAATTCTTAGAATTTAGCCTCTCCTTGTGTAATATAAATCACAACATGATTTTTATGTTACAGTGGATAAGTCACATCATGACTCAAGTCTGATGAATTTCTTCAAGGGTCAGAATTTTTTCAAAGGAGGCCAGTTTTCTTACCTAAATGATGTAAGTACCtgaaaaaaatcaacccccaacATATGCTTTATACCTATTGTTGTaagtttcattgtttatatatataaaattcattattctacTTATAAGTTCCAAAAATAAGATccaatatttcataaaacataCAGAATATCAATGTAAACTTTAATGTCAGGCCAATTAATGCAACATATTGTAACATTGGGATGTTATGttatataatattgataaaattgtttagccaatcaaataAGGCATTACAACCAGAATGAAATTAATTGCCTGTATGTATCTCTACAGTCGGACCATGAGAGTATGCATGATGAGGACAGCATCAGTGAGGATGCCCTCTCGCGTGGGGGGACAGACTCGCGCACCAGCTCCCAGCGGGACTTGAGCCGTGAAGAGAGCCACCACCCATCCTCTAGCCCAGCCAGTACCATCCACACCAGTCACCCCGCCCCAGAACAGGTGTACGACCAGCCCTGGGGCGCCGCCAAGTTCGGCCCGATTAACATCAGTCCCTCTCAGAGTCTGCCAGCACACACCAAAACTCATCAGTTTATCATGAAAACATTCTCATTGCCATACAAGTGTAACCATTGTACATCTCTGATGGTGGGCATTCAGCGACAGGGAGCCACTTGTAGTGGTGAGATATCTTTGTAACACCATCAATAACGTGAGGCCAAGGTTGATTGATTGCTTTGCTTTCTGTCCAATTGTTGGTCGTTTTTAGAGAAAATCCAGTTGAAACAACAAATATGTATGTGTTAATTTCTCAGAGTGATTTCCTTACGATCtaaaacaacttttttaaaactttctttttcTGTATATAACAGCGTAATGTAATTGAGGGTTTTAGATTTGACTATGAGCGCCTTCATTGTAATCTTTCTGTATATTACAtggtaatgtacatgtacttgagggTTTTAGATTTGACTATGAGTGCCTTCATTGTAATGTTTCTGTACACAGACTGTGGGTATTCCTGTCACATCCACTGCATGGAGAAGGCCCCCATGGTGTGTCCTGTCCCTCCGGATCAAAGTAAGACTTCATCTAACATTGTATCGCATCAGTTTAAACCAGGTCACAGAATGATCAAACACATTCTGACGTGAATGAATGTGACGAGTGCTGACTCTTGTTTGTAACCTTTCAGCAAAGCGCCCTATGGGGATAGACGTCTATAAAGGCATAGGCACAGCTTACGAGGGCTATGTCAAGGTAACCTCTCattgcttttgtttaaaatcttATGTTTAAATGAATTACATGAATGAGAACCTGTGTTATACTATGCCTTCGTTTATGCTTTGTGTTTCCCTGTTATAGGTTCCTCGGATGGGAGGCATCAAGAAGGGTTGGACGCGGCAGTTTGTTGTAGTCtgtgattttaaattatttttgtatgaTATTAGTCCTGATCGCAACCAACCCAGTCATATAGTGCAACAAGTGCTAGACATGCGGTAAGAGCCAGTTTATATGCAATGATActgtttatttacataattgTACAATCATCttgttgccccttgagggcccCTAATTggtcaataaattgaattgagtTTTGCACACTTTTCCTAGTACTTACATAAACTAAATAACACATTTACCTATGTTGTCTGTTACAGACTCTGGGCTCATATTAAGTAATGTAATGCTTCACTGTGTATATTATGACAGAGATGAAGAATTCACCGTTAGCCCAGTGCTGCCCTCTGATGTGATTCACGCCAACAAGAAGGATATACCATGTATATTTAGAGTAAGTGATGTATATTCAGGGTACCTGATGTATATATAGGGCACCTGATGTATATTTAGGGTACGTGCTGTATATTAAGGGTACGTGATGTATATTTAGGGTACGTTATGTATATTTTGGGTACatgattatataaatagtgcctgattgggagggtaacagttgaaattgacaccccgagaaaaccattgtcaaccgacgcgaagcggaggttgacaatggttttcgaggggtgtcaatttcaactgttatcctcccaaacaggcactatttattttgttatactgaatgtcttttttaaaatttttaagaaaattttactgcttttatataggaataacgtgaattctacagcgaaccgtacgcgcataattttcgcgcatgtaacattttttaatgttacccgttgccaagtgcgttgctaacgctgagggtaatagtaaatattattaactgcgtcttaaccaatcagatttcagtatttaacatgaaagtataacaaatatatttaggGTACCTGATGTATATTAAGGGTACGTCTTGTATATTTAGAGTAAGTGATGGTTTGCTTTGAATGAAGCTGTAGTGTGACATTGTCATTGTTGTTTGTCCTCTGCTAgttctttttgtttaaatatctgTATGTACCAGCATAAAggaaaataattattgcaagaaaattaaatattacagTTTGTTAGTCTAGAGAGCAAACAGTTTTGAATGGATGCCTCATCAGATTCCAGTAGTGTACGTGTATTGTAGGTATCTATCTTGTTGTAGGTCACCACCAGTGAGCTGAACCCCCCAGGAACCAAACACCAGGTCCTGATGCTGGCTGAGAGCGAACAGGAACGCCACCGCTGGGTGGGGGCTCTCAACGAACTCCATAAACTCCTACGCAAAAACAAGCTTCCCAATAAAGCTGTAAGTCCCTCCTTGCCAAATTGAATTCTGTACATAAACAATGTTATGATTTGACATGTatcttataaaataaaaaatagaagtCTTATCATCAAGACTCGCCCGATTTGATATTTATCTTATAAATTAGAAAGAAGAAATCCTTATGTATCAGAATTTAGAATATATTTGACAAATACTGTAAAATCATTGTAAGTCAATGACTTTTTGTAGGCCTATCTTGCACAAGAAGTTTGTGACAATTCTTTATCTCTAGTCAAAGGAACTCTTTCCGCTCAAGTGCTTGGTATGTATACAATCATCTCTATTTTAGTTTACTTAGTAcgataaaatgtaaattaaaaaacaaatgattaaGAAATTTGtcagtaattttgtttttttctgtttgtttgtaaaatttcattatcTTTACAAGCTTTTAATCAAAAGTTTTGGTTGAAACTGATCACTTGTGTAGATTAAAACGGTTTCATATAGGTATATCAATATAAAGGGAACAATCGTTACACCCCCAAATGTAAGTTTTTAATTACAATGTGTGTATGTCTCTGACAGATTCACAACGTGTGGTCCTAGGAACAGAGGATGGTCTATATGTTGCTCAGTTAGCAAAGGATAGTAAGTAACCTATCTAGTTATCATTCAATTACTCTAATGTTGCTTCATCTTCATGGACAGTCAGTTATCAGTACATACTTAATATTAGCTTAAAAGATTAAAGGATGATAAAGTTAAAAGTGTTagtaaattgtaaattatattcGTTAAGTCAAAATGGTCTATCAAACATAAAATAAGTTGCTGTGTTTTGCTTGTAGTTTTGTTAAGGATTGGAGACAAGAGTGAGAAGAAGCCTGTCTTTCAAGTTGAACTGGTTCCCAGTGAACAGCTGGTGGTCTTCATCAGTGGTCAGTGCTTTAAGTGACGTTATTGGTGTCAGAGCTTGACATATTCTTTATATGTGTGAAAGGCTCTGTTAGATCAGAATCTTTTGATATAGAATCACCATGTTAACATTTCCTTAAGCATGAAGTCAGGTGTTGTTGACATGTACAGGTAAATTTCTTTGATTACCTGACGTCAGGTGTTGTTGATTTACAGGTAAACAGAAGCACATCAAGCTGCTGCACCAGTCTGGCCTGGATGGTCATGATACGGACCCGGTTAAGATCCCGGAGACCCGTGGCTGTCAGCTGTTTTGTGTGGGGACTACCACTAACGGCCTGCAGGGCACCCCCGTCACCTGTCTGTGTGTAGCCATCAAACGGACGATACAGGTGTACGAACTGAACAAAACGCGCCAAAAATTCCGTAAAATCAAGGACATTCAGGTTCCAGGGCAAGTGCAGTGTCTGGAGATGATGAGCCAGGGGTTGTGTGTGGGTTGTCCCTCCTATATGGCTATTTATAGTGTTCTTGGGGATTCCCCTCCCACAGGTGAATGGTGTACATTCATTGGATATTTGtcttgtatttaaaacatgatataggGTTTTAGATTTAGGGTTGGAGAATTTCAACAATACGATATATGGCATAGATTTGACTGtcctttgtttaaatttttagcCCTCCTGGATGGGGAAGATAATTCTCTGCGGTACCTGTGTCAAACACAAGTCGACTCCCTGCTGGCAGTGGAGTTACCAAAGAATGAATTCCTCTTGATCTTCAGTGGTAAGGAATCGTGCAGGGATTGTAGTGAAGGCCCTGTGATACAATTGATCAAGTTTGAATATGTTGGAACATGTGGGCTGTAACATATGTTTTCAGTTTGATTTATTGATCTTGTCTCTTTCAGTGTGCGGTGTGTATGTAGATTCAAGTGGAAGAAGAAGTCGTCCCAATGAACTCATGTGGCCAGCTCTCCCCCAGGCTGTCGGTATGCGTCTTTGCAGTCTGTAACGCCACAAATCTCACAAACACTATCAGTGCATTACTAGCTGACTTGTTCTCAGTGGCCAGCTGTTAATCTGtatgattgttttattttcctcAGCCTACAAGGAACCCTACCTCACCTGTTATGCAGAGAATACTGTGTACATGTTTGATGTCCAACAGGCAGAATGGGTACAGACCCTGTGTCTGAAGAAGGTGAGGACTGGTGCTAGGCTTGGTGGGGTGGGTAACTAAGTCTGGTGGAGTGGGTAACTAGGTCTGGTGGGGTGGGTTACTAGGTCTGGTGGGGAGGGTAACTAGGTCTGGTGGGGTGGGTTACTAGGTCTGGTGTGGTGGGTAACTAGGTCTGGTGTGGTGGGTAACTTAGGTCTTATTGGGTACGTAGGTCTGGTGGGATGGGTAGTCCGATGGGGTAGAAAACTAGGTCTGGTGGGGTGGCTAGTCTGATGGGGTAGAAAACTAGGTCTGGTGGTGTAGGTAGCTAGGTCTGGTGGGGTTGATTTGCTTGTTGGATATACAGTCAAAACTGCCGTAGCGGTCACCCCTATTAAGCAGTCACCTTTCGTATGCGGTCATTTTATTTCCTCCCGATGAAAAATCCTATATAATTGCCCTCTAAAGAGCGGTCACCAGTCTAACACGGTCAGCGGTCATCGTATTTTGATCCGAAACTGTACAGTCAACATGCATTAGTCGGCCATTTTGGCCGGTCACATGATTAACACCCGTGGATTTTTAAACATGGCTTCCGAATGTCGggtaataaatgtaaacaataattatacgCTTGAGGCGAGAGAAACCAAATTAATCgatgtatttataatacataCCGGTAATTGGCAAATCAGATACGAATGGTAATCAattgaattgtttaaacaagtattaacaatatgtttgttttataaacatgaatgaAATACAGGTGTCAAAAATGTCCGCGGCGAGGCAAAAGAAAATTGCTTGattaaataatatgattttgaGTTCAGATACGGTCGGTTAAAAACGTAATTGTTGATTTGTATTAAAAGTGTTTTCTTTTCTATATATACAGTACTCATGAAAATAGTGTAATTGatataattgtgaaaatatcgGCGACAAGGTTTTACCACGTAATGacttttttgaataatttaaagaaatataaaaattgcatgcacaatgcattgtaatgtatttctacttatttgtaaatatattagaTACTATAAAAACATCAAATCAATCACTGTATCTATCAGTTTGATACATTATgctaaatatcaagtatataattaaaataaaattgaataattgttCTACAAAGGAATTTGATGTTGGCAAATTCACAAGTCTCTATTCAAAGGTCACCTCTGTTAAGAGGTCACTTTGGGTGCCTCCCGCAGGTGACTGCTTAAtacaagtttgactgtatacATCTTCAATGATCATTTGTTTTGTGTCATTTTCAGACAAAGCCCCTGTCTCGGGATGGCTCATTAAATCTCTACACAAACTTGGACATGCAGCAGATAGTGTATTTCAAAGACTTACAtgcaggtcagtaacaccctgtGGTTCCCAGTGTATAAGATGTCACGTAACAGAGAGATAAAAATATCACTATGTGGAGTTTTCATCCGTGTATTGTGTTTCTTGTAGAAGAAGACGCCCTGGCTGTAGCTGAAATATTCAAAGGGAAAAGTGTCAATCGCAACAAGCGcagattttcttttaaaacaagagACGACCATGATAGGGGATCGCGAGGGTAAGACTTTTCAAATCAGCTCCACAACTTTGTTACCTTAATTTTGAGATGTTCTGTTGATAGGGCATTAAATGTGTTGAACATTACAGAACTGCAGAAATCATCCATTTCAGTATGTTTGCATATTTgcatatatttataaagaacATACGATTATATATTGTGTGTATTTGTCTCATCACTGCAAGCTCAACAGAACCCCATCAGGCTGAATGCACAGTGTGGGATTAAATAAGAATGTCATCATTGTAAGCCACTGTGTGGTACCCACAATAGACAGCCCACATTGGTGTGATGAGGGGTCCATACATTATCATATTGTCCCTGTGTAGAGGGGGCAGACTTAGCCCCCCTGTCTCTGCATTAGATAGCATGTCTCTCACCCACTCAGCTGTAACATCCTCGTGGCATCATCACTTATTAATCAACTCTTGACCTCTGTGTCATTTTGACCAATATCACATTAACTGCATAATTACTAAGTAATAAGATGTCATTTGAACTGTTTGCATCTTGATTTAGCATTTCTTACTTTTAAAACCTAAAGCATTATGTGATGTCTCTATAAGCAGCATTGTGACCCATCTGTAAGCCTCTTTGTgactgatacatgtacttaacacTATGAAGGGTAAGAGATTGTATGCACCTTGACCTTACTATATGACCATGTGTAACACTGAGGGTCTGTGTTTCCAGCCCTGAACGGAGATCACGGGAAATCTCAGCTCCGATGTCCTTCAGCCATGTGGCTCACATGGGGCCGGATCAGGTGTTTGCTGGCACCACCCACAGCATCCCCACCACCCAGTAAGAAACGTTCCCCTACCCCCACTGCTTGTATTAACACTGCATGCCACCCCCTGCTAGGACCAGGGACGGCCCCCACCCTGCAGTATCTGGGGAAAGGGCCTCCCTCCACCAGCTTTAGCTT is part of the Crassostrea angulata isolate pt1a10 chromosome 3, ASM2561291v2, whole genome shotgun sequence genome and encodes:
- the LOC128175683 gene encoding serine/threonine-protein kinase MRCK alpha-like isoform X7; translated protein: MMSAEERLRKLSDLYVGGVQNSNGQALSVETLLDVLIVLYDECCNSTLRREKNISEFVDFARQIVSKIKHYRLHRDDFEVIRIIGKGAFGEVAVVKLKSTDRVYAMKILNKWEMLKRAETACFKEERDVLVYGDRRWITNLHYAFQDENYLYLVMDYYCGGDLLTLLSKYEDRLPEDMARFYIAEMVLAIHSLHTMNYVHRDIKPDNVLLDLTGHIVLADFGSCLRLLDDGTVQSSVAVGTPDYISPEILRAMEDGHGRYGPECDWWSLGVCMYEMLYGFTPFYAESLVETYGKIMNHQSKFEFPTDEDIEDISEEAKDLLQRLICAADRRFGKNGLEDFINHPWFKGIKWDEIRDMNAPFVPEVSSPTDTSNFDVDESDFRHTDTIPPTSNAAFKGHHLPFIGFTFTKDSQISDTGNLQDTSGLATENLESLAAAAFERRIANLERENKELQRKLGEANNTIQRSSGEINAAAGASSASAESEVRQLKEEIAVLHRVVAESQTEISEVEQDLKRAQDQKIEVERKLRLIDEEKQALEKDLQEFRDKYKLQARELKDAVAKQKIAIEQFTDTNESLLKTQSKVKELTRESRNREEEMDEYRRKLDSVKNERRRAEKNVQELHGQVDEYRADSNKERKLRERAEQYSRELEQEIEAAKRKNLNRGPTASHLEMSQEISRLKTELDRKSVEAEESLARLTAKLQAEMKDLKFHLSEAENRNKDLKHESSMLKEKLNNQLSIEDLSNQIQRLKLQSEHSEREKLQVNDENERLKEEISFQQSAMNDLVKEKNQLEQEMREIYDKRESVAQWEAQISEIIKWVSDEKDARGYLQALASKMTEELENLKVMGVSDDGGRQRWRNRRSQRLDKMELLTLQSNLNSEIQAKTQISEELTRFKSQSVSLENKCEEQSELIRKLKKELEDLKSQNERLQSQKDTDLDKSHHDSSLMNFFKGQNFFKGGQFSYLNDSDHESMHDEDSISEDALSRGGTDSRTSSQRDLSREESHHPSSSPASTIHTSHPAPEQVYDQPWGAAKFGPINISPSQSLPAHTKTHQFIMKTFSLPYKCNHCTSLMVGIQRQGATCSDCGYSCHIHCMEKAPMVCPVPPDQTKRPMGIDVYKGIGTAYEGYVKVPRMGGIKKGWTRQFVVVCDFKLFLYDISPDRNQPSHIVQQVLDMRDEEFTVSPVLPSDVIHANKKDIPCIFRVTTSELNPPGTKHQVLMLAESEQERHRWVGALNELHKLLRKNKLPNKAAYLAQEVCDNSLSLVKGTLSAQVLDSQRVVLGTEDGLYVAQLAKDILLRIGDKSEKKPVFQVELVPSEQLVVFISGKQKHIKLLHQSGLDGHDTDPVKIPETRGCQLFCVGTTTNGLQGTPVTCLCVAIKRTIQVYELNKTRQKFRKIKDIQVPGQVQCLEMMSQGLCVGCPSYMAIYSVLGDSPPTALLDGEDNSLRYLCQTQVDSLLAVELPKNEFLLIFSVCGVYVDSSGRRSRPNELMWPALPQAVAYKEPYLTCYAENTVYMFDVQQAEWVQTLCLKKTKPLSRDGSLNLYTNLDMQQIVYFKDLHAEEDALAVAEIFKGKSVNRNKRRFSFKTRDDHDRGSRGPERRSREISAPMSFSHVAHMGPDQVFAGTTHSIPTTQSDRRSKIISGPINFSHVAHMGPDQGMQALIDLPRAAQSGNGVPTSPGVDASQKNKLFSMKPLQEVHMRGTRPLLPHPNGSAHRESSSKVGAMNNRQPSSSYPESPDTPNDSSSLGDLSTAIFEKLSII